Proteins encoded in a region of the uncultured Paludibaculum sp. genome:
- a CDS encoding carboxymuconolactone decarboxylase family protein — protein MRVFVAIGISIICFSAGAQGQSPNGQQTIRITRAGAQPPRTAPADHFTGSARVDTPFQGSAPARISGARVMFEPGARTAWHSHPLGQTLIVTAGTGRVQRWGEPVDEIRQGDVVWIPPGEKHWHGAAPHSSMTHIAITEQLNGKAVEWMEQVSETQFATPLRGQTAAADSGPRPRPSQAAMGNFAPKLAQITDDVLYGDIWERPDLSKRDRSLATVAALIALNRPDQLRSHLRIARQNGVTQEELIETITHLAFYAGWPNAVTAIGIAREVFEKK, from the coding sequence ATGAGAGTTTTCGTGGCGATCGGGATCTCGATCATCTGCTTCTCGGCGGGTGCGCAGGGCCAGAGCCCGAACGGGCAGCAAACCATTCGGATCACGCGAGCTGGCGCGCAGCCACCACGGACGGCACCAGCCGATCACTTCACAGGCTCAGCGCGTGTCGATACCCCCTTCCAGGGAAGCGCCCCGGCGCGGATCTCCGGCGCCCGGGTGATGTTTGAGCCCGGCGCCAGAACAGCGTGGCACTCGCATCCTCTGGGGCAGACTCTGATCGTCACGGCGGGCACGGGCCGGGTGCAGCGCTGGGGTGAGCCGGTGGATGAGATCCGGCAGGGTGACGTGGTCTGGATTCCGCCGGGAGAGAAGCACTGGCACGGAGCCGCGCCGCATAGCTCGATGACGCATATTGCCATCACGGAGCAGCTCAACGGCAAGGCCGTGGAATGGATGGAGCAGGTGAGTGAGACGCAGTTCGCCACGCCGCTGCGTGGGCAGACAGCCGCCGCAGACTCGGGCCCACGACCGCGACCCTCTCAGGCAGCGATGGGTAATTTTGCGCCCAAGCTCGCCCAGATCACGGACGATGTGCTTTACGGCGACATTTGGGAACGGCCGGACTTATCGAAGCGGGATCGCAGCCTGGCAACGGTGGCCGCTCTGATCGCGTTGAACCGCCCGGACCAACTCCGGTCGCACCTTCGGATCGCGCGGCAGAATGGCGTGACACAGGAGGAGTTGATCGAGACCATCACTCACCTGGCCTTCTACGCCGGCTGGCCCAACGCGGTAACCGCCATCGGCATCGCCCGGGAGGTTTTCGAGAAGAAATGA
- a CDS encoding YlcI/YnfO family protein translates to MPRGNPSPKLAITIDPDVHENILAAAAREGMSVSAWMTAAAREALQRRAGLAAVAQWEKQHGRFTTEEMNEARRSVQAQLRTSRTVRRPA, encoded by the coding sequence ATGCCGCGCGGCAACCCATCCCCGAAGCTTGCCATTACGATAGACCCTGACGTCCACGAGAACATTCTTGCGGCGGCCGCCCGCGAGGGGATGAGCGTCTCCGCCTGGATGACTGCCGCGGCGCGCGAAGCCCTGCAGCGGCGGGCTGGTTTGGCGGCGGTCGCGCAATGGGAAAAGCAGCACGGACGCTTCACGACAGAAGAGATGAATGAAGCTCGCCGCAGCGTGCAGGCTCAGCTCCGAACATCGCGGACGGTCCGGCGTCCGGCATGA
- a CDS encoding AraC family transcriptional regulator, with translation MTLMPAGESSLLPNRQQELREELARRIAACVGLEQKRITEVPGLTVHRRTAPTPPCSMTYEPSLILTAQGRKRVEIGGKAFTYGSSHYLLASVALPVVARVIEASEQTPCLALSLKLQMPVVRELLSRDEFVVAPQAGKGPAIAIGELTVELLDSFCRLMRLLDQPREIDFLHGLIEREIIFRVLQGPEGARLRTIATLGDQSYRTAKAIAWIKDNYAKPLRVEELAEIAGMGVSTLHHHFRALTAMSPLQYQKQIRLQEARTRMSIEGLDVGSAALEVGYESASQFTREYKRLFGQTPMRDTRAVRSNDPAQLEPLGVR, from the coding sequence ATGACCCTCATGCCCGCCGGAGAGTCCAGCCTGCTACCAAACCGGCAGCAGGAGTTGAGGGAAGAGCTGGCCCGCAGGATTGCGGCATGCGTTGGCTTGGAACAGAAGCGGATCACGGAAGTGCCGGGCCTCACGGTGCACCGGCGAACGGCTCCGACTCCGCCCTGTTCGATGACCTACGAGCCGAGCCTGATCCTGACGGCGCAGGGCCGCAAGCGGGTGGAAATCGGTGGCAAGGCCTTCACCTATGGGTCGTCCCACTACCTGCTGGCCTCAGTGGCGCTCCCGGTGGTTGCCAGAGTCATAGAAGCAAGTGAACAGACGCCGTGCCTGGCCCTGTCGTTGAAGCTGCAAATGCCCGTTGTCAGGGAGCTTCTCAGCCGGGACGAGTTTGTGGTTGCTCCCCAGGCGGGCAAAGGTCCGGCCATTGCCATCGGAGAGCTCACCGTGGAATTGCTGGACTCCTTCTGCCGGCTCATGCGGCTTTTGGATCAACCTCGGGAGATTGATTTTCTCCACGGCTTGATCGAACGCGAGATTATCTTCCGCGTCCTGCAAGGGCCGGAGGGGGCTCGCCTTCGCACCATTGCGACGTTGGGTGACCAGAGCTACCGGACGGCAAAAGCAATTGCCTGGATCAAAGACAATTATGCTAAACCGCTCCGCGTCGAGGAACTCGCGGAAATTGCCGGCATGGGTGTCTCCACGCTGCACCACCACTTCCGCGCCCTGACGGCGATGAGCCCGCTTCAGTATCAGAAGCAGATCCGGCTCCAGGAGGCGCGGACGCGGATGTCGATCGAGGGTTTGGATGTAGGAAGCGCTGCCCTGGAGGTCGGTTACGAGAGCGCCAGCCAGTTCACGCGAGAGTACAAACGCCTTTTCGGCCAGACGCCGATGCGGGATACACGGGCTGTTCGTTCGAACGATCCTGCGCAATTGGAACCCCTCGGGGTTCGCTAG
- a CDS encoding aldo/keto reductase, whose protein sequence is MQRRRLGTLEVSALGYGCMGLSYGYGPATDRQDGIQMIRAAAERGVTIFDTAESYGPFTNEELVGEALGPIRDQVVIATKFGWNIDPETGERRPGLNSRPEHIKAATEGMLRRLKTDHIDLLYQHRVDPEVPIEEVAGTMKDLIAQGKVNHYGLSEAGAQTIRRAHLVHPVTAIQSEYSIWTRDPEAEALPVCEELGIGFVPWSPLGQGFLTGKIDAAATFDSTDFRAVFPRFTPEARAANVALVDLLKRIAEGKKATPAQVALAWLLARKPWIVPIPGTTKLHRLEENLGSVGVELTSGDLHDIETSFAKIPVHGARLPEQVLKYSNG, encoded by the coding sequence ATGCAGAGACGCAGACTCGGAACGCTCGAAGTGTCCGCGCTCGGATATGGATGCATGGGCCTGAGCTACGGCTACGGTCCGGCGACGGACCGGCAGGATGGGATCCAAATGATTCGTGCCGCCGCCGAGCGCGGCGTGACGATCTTCGACACGGCGGAGTCCTACGGGCCTTTCACAAACGAGGAACTGGTGGGAGAGGCGCTGGGTCCGATCCGGGATCAGGTCGTCATCGCGACGAAGTTTGGTTGGAACATCGACCCGGAGACCGGGGAGCGCCGGCCCGGCCTGAACAGCCGTCCTGAGCACATCAAGGCCGCCACGGAAGGCATGTTGCGGCGTCTCAAGACGGACCACATCGACCTGCTTTACCAGCATCGCGTTGACCCCGAGGTGCCGATCGAGGAAGTGGCCGGAACGATGAAGGATCTGATCGCGCAAGGAAAGGTCAACCACTATGGGCTCTCCGAGGCCGGTGCCCAGACGATCCGCCGCGCACACCTAGTGCATCCTGTCACGGCCATTCAGAGCGAGTACTCGATCTGGACGCGGGATCCGGAAGCGGAGGCACTACCCGTGTGCGAGGAACTGGGGATCGGGTTTGTACCCTGGAGCCCGCTGGGCCAGGGGTTCCTCACCGGAAAGATCGATGCGGCCGCGACCTTCGACAGCACCGATTTCCGCGCCGTGTTTCCCCGTTTCACGCCGGAGGCACGGGCAGCCAACGTGGCCCTGGTCGATCTGCTGAAGCGGATTGCGGAGGGGAAGAAGGCGACACCGGCTCAAGTGGCCCTCGCCTGGCTGCTCGCGCGGAAGCCTTGGATCGTGCCTATTCCCGGCACGACGAAGCTCCACCGGTTGGAGGAGAACCTCGGGTCGGTTGGAGTCGAACTCACTTCCGGCGACCTGCACGACATCGAGACATCGTTCGCCAAGATCCCGGTGCACGGTGCGCGGCTGCCCGAACAGGTTTTGAAGTACTCGAATGGCTGA
- a CDS encoding alpha/beta fold hydrolase, with translation MSASAQQARKGGPEPLMIQEQGSFATGGKVITNPGIFQPKQPTPDGQTLHGDHAYVFYQIPVNRRKLPLVFLHGTGQFTKTWETTPDGREGFQTIFLRRRFPVYLIDQPRRGNAGRSTVTATINAVPDEQMWFDTFRVGIWPEYFPGVQFSKDPEALNQYFRQMTSNVGPYDPEVNSDAFAALFNRIGPAVFVTHSQGGGLGWMTVLKTGNVRAIVSYEPGSGFLFPEGEVPEALPSSGGTLTAIAVPMAEFMKLTRIPIIIFYGDFIPEKPSDNPGQDGWRVRLEMARKWRDTVNRHGGDVTVVHLPEVGIQGNTHFPFSDLNNKQVADLMSKFLAEKKLD, from the coding sequence ATGTCAGCAAGCGCGCAGCAGGCAAGGAAAGGCGGGCCTGAACCCCTGATGATCCAGGAGCAGGGCAGCTTCGCCACCGGAGGCAAGGTCATCACGAATCCCGGAATCTTCCAGCCCAAGCAGCCAACACCCGATGGACAGACACTGCACGGCGACCACGCCTATGTCTTCTACCAGATTCCCGTGAACCGGCGGAAGCTTCCGCTGGTGTTCTTGCACGGCACGGGACAGTTCACGAAGACGTGGGAGACCACGCCCGACGGCCGTGAGGGCTTCCAGACGATCTTCCTGCGCCGCCGCTTTCCGGTATATCTGATCGATCAGCCGCGTCGCGGCAACGCGGGGCGCAGTACGGTGACGGCTACGATCAACGCCGTCCCCGATGAGCAGATGTGGTTCGATACGTTCCGGGTGGGCATCTGGCCGGAGTACTTCCCTGGTGTGCAGTTTTCGAAGGATCCTGAAGCGCTCAACCAGTACTTCCGCCAGATGACATCGAATGTGGGGCCGTATGATCCGGAGGTGAACTCCGACGCCTTCGCGGCCCTGTTCAACCGGATCGGGCCAGCAGTCTTTGTAACCCACTCGCAAGGCGGCGGGCTGGGCTGGATGACCGTGCTGAAGACCGGCAATGTACGAGCCATTGTGTCGTATGAGCCCGGCAGCGGTTTCCTGTTTCCGGAGGGAGAGGTTCCAGAGGCGCTGCCCAGTTCCGGCGGGACGCTTACCGCCATCGCCGTGCCCATGGCCGAGTTCATGAAACTCACCAGGATCCCCATCATCATCTTCTACGGTGACTTCATCCCTGAGAAACCCAGCGACAATCCCGGCCAGGACGGATGGCGGGTCCGGCTGGAGATGGCCAGGAAGTGGCGGGACACAGTCAACCGTCATGGGGGCGACGTAACCGTTGTGCACCTGCCGGAGGTGGGCATCCAGGGAAATACGCACTTCCCGTTCTCCGACTTGAACAACAAACAAGTGGCGGACCTGATGTCGAAGTTTCTGGCGGAGAAGAAGCTGGACTGA
- a CDS encoding aldo/keto reductase — translation MPNFEGTGPTTKQHLDRRSFLRATGAIGAGLAGGLLSSANARQSGGDAVKRLVNGRRKLGQLEVSSIGLGCQDMTGAVYASAPRRPDMIALVRAAYDRGVTFFDAAEAYGPLEVERILGEAVAPFRKQVVIATKFGWNIDPETGRMMGGLNSRPEHIRVAVDGMLKRLQTDRIDLLYQHRVDPAVPIEDVAGTVKDLIVQGKVGHYGLSEPGPQTIRRAHAVHPVAAIQNEYSIMARDPEAQILPICKELGIGLVCWGPLAQGFLAGAIDRDTKFQPRDFRGSVPWFFPENRPDNLAIVETLKEWAQRKKATPAQISLAWLLAQGPSVVPIPGTNRLPHLIDDLGDDAVRFTPEELRDLNAALGRTPVQGARMGQFILSLSGVEAPPKK, via the coding sequence ATGCCCAACTTCGAAGGCACTGGCCCGACAACCAAACAGCACCTGGATCGCCGTTCCTTCTTACGAGCAACAGGAGCCATCGGCGCAGGGCTAGCGGGCGGCCTCCTGTCTTCCGCCAATGCGCGGCAGAGCGGCGGGGACGCAGTCAAACGTCTGGTCAACGGCCGGCGCAAGCTCGGGCAACTGGAGGTGTCCAGCATCGGTCTGGGTTGCCAGGACATGACCGGCGCCGTCTATGCCTCCGCCCCGCGCCGGCCCGACATGATCGCCCTGGTCCGCGCTGCTTATGACCGTGGCGTGACGTTCTTTGATGCGGCCGAAGCCTATGGCCCGTTGGAGGTCGAACGGATCCTGGGCGAAGCGGTGGCGCCCTTCCGCAAACAGGTAGTGATTGCGACCAAGTTCGGCTGGAATATCGACCCGGAGACCGGGCGGATGATGGGGGGCCTCAACAGCCGGCCCGAGCACATCCGGGTGGCCGTCGACGGCATGCTGAAGCGGCTCCAGACGGATCGAATCGATTTGCTGTATCAGCACCGTGTCGATCCCGCGGTTCCGATTGAGGACGTGGCGGGCACGGTCAAAGATCTGATCGTCCAAGGCAAGGTAGGGCACTACGGGCTTTCCGAGCCCGGTCCGCAGACAATCCGACGCGCTCACGCGGTGCATCCCGTTGCAGCGATCCAGAACGAGTACTCCATCATGGCGCGCGATCCGGAAGCCCAGATCCTGCCCATCTGCAAAGAGCTTGGCATCGGGCTGGTATGCTGGGGTCCGCTCGCCCAGGGCTTCCTGGCGGGCGCCATCGACCGGGACACAAAGTTCCAACCTCGCGATTTCCGCGGCTCCGTGCCCTGGTTCTTCCCTGAAAACCGCCCAGACAATCTCGCGATTGTCGAAACGCTGAAAGAGTGGGCGCAGCGCAAGAAGGCGACACCCGCGCAGATTTCGCTCGCCTGGCTGCTGGCACAAGGGCCCTCAGTGGTTCCGATTCCCGGCACGAACAGGCTGCCGCATCTGATCGACGATCTGGGTGACGACGCAGTCCGCTTCACGCCCGAGGAACTACGGGATCTGAATGCCGCGTTGGGCCGCACTCCCGTTCAGGGCGCACGGATGGGGCAGTTCATTCTGTCGCTCTCCGGCGTGGAAGCGCCTCCAAAGAAATGA
- a CDS encoding MarR family transcriptional regulator codes for METIAGGKGQAQTRTPDIESHLGYWLRRVSNHVSGAFARALEKKHVSVAEWVVICRIGAQPGITPGEIAETLDLTRGAVSKIIDKLEAKNWITRSTQPEDSRVRLLSLTRSGSRILPQLAKIADENDREFFAVLDPAESATLRQLLGKLAEFHKIRAVPTD; via the coding sequence ATGGAAACAATCGCCGGCGGAAAGGGCCAGGCACAAACACGGACGCCGGACATCGAGTCTCACCTTGGCTATTGGCTGCGGCGCGTCTCGAATCACGTCTCAGGCGCATTCGCCCGGGCCTTGGAAAAGAAGCACGTCTCGGTGGCCGAATGGGTGGTCATCTGCCGCATCGGAGCACAGCCCGGGATCACCCCAGGGGAAATCGCCGAAACCCTGGACTTGACGCGCGGCGCTGTCTCCAAAATCATCGACAAACTGGAAGCGAAGAACTGGATCACGCGCTCGACGCAGCCGGAGGATAGCCGCGTGCGGTTGCTTTCCCTGACCCGGTCGGGGAGTCGCATTCTTCCGCAATTGGCAAAGATCGCGGATGAGAACGATAGAGAGTTCTTCGCGGTCCTCGATCCCGCCGAAAGCGCCACCCTCCGGCAACTACTTGGCAAACTGGCCGAGTTCCATAAGATCAGGGCCGTGCCGACCGACTGA
- a CDS encoding alpha/beta hydrolase encodes MGAELVSRKRREFLGASAKALSGVVVAGTAMALPHASSAVKEPAVIGYPNKKGLTIERVTYPARNMGTTIVANLFKPAGFDANRKYAAIVVTHPFGGVKEQTAGLYAQHLAEQGFLTLAYDASYQGESGGQPRLMEVPAQRLDDISCAIDFLVRVPQVDAGRIGSLGICAGGSYALCNATTEMRVKAVAAVSTFNLGEARREGMGTISPEERMKRLRDAGDARSREARGEPTRLVPVVPDSAAGFTESTPQLYREGYDYYRTARAQHPNSPNRYVFSSLPLQMAFFPFDQLDTISPRPLLVIAGSKADTLFWSQDVIKKAKEPKELYVVEGATHMDMYDRPQFVTPAVAKLAAFFGRL; translated from the coding sequence ATGGGAGCTGAACTGGTAAGCAGGAAGAGACGCGAGTTCCTCGGAGCGTCGGCGAAGGCCCTATCCGGAGTTGTTGTAGCCGGTACAGCCATGGCTTTACCGCACGCTTCGAGTGCCGTGAAAGAGCCGGCCGTGATCGGATATCCCAACAAAAAAGGCCTGACGATCGAACGAGTCACTTACCCGGCTCGAAACATGGGGACGACGATCGTCGCCAATCTCTTCAAGCCCGCGGGTTTCGATGCGAACCGAAAGTACGCGGCGATTGTGGTCACCCACCCCTTCGGCGGGGTGAAGGAGCAGACCGCGGGCCTCTACGCCCAGCATCTCGCCGAGCAGGGTTTCCTCACCCTGGCCTATGATGCCTCGTACCAGGGCGAGAGCGGTGGCCAGCCACGGTTGATGGAGGTGCCGGCGCAGCGCCTGGATGACATCAGTTGCGCCATCGACTTTCTGGTCAGAGTTCCTCAGGTGGATGCCGGACGAATTGGATCACTCGGCATCTGCGCCGGCGGCAGCTATGCCCTATGCAATGCCACCACCGAGATGCGCGTGAAGGCGGTCGCCGCCGTCAGCACCTTCAATCTTGGCGAGGCACGCCGCGAAGGCATGGGCACAATCTCCCCCGAGGAACGAATGAAGCGGCTGAGGGATGCGGGCGATGCGCGTTCGAGGGAAGCCCGTGGAGAGCCCACGCGGCTGGTGCCGGTGGTGCCGGACAGCGCGGCCGGCTTCACCGAAAGCACGCCGCAGCTCTACCGCGAGGGCTACGATTACTACCGCACGGCGCGGGCGCAGCACCCGAACTCGCCGAATCGCTACGTCTTCTCGAGTCTTCCTCTGCAGATGGCCTTCTTCCCTTTCGACCAGCTCGACACGATCTCGCCCCGGCCGCTGCTGGTCATCGCCGGATCCAAGGCCGACACCCTCTTCTGGAGCCAGGACGTGATCAAGAAAGCGAAGGAGCCGAAGGAGCTTTACGTTGTCGAAGGCGCGACTCACATGGACATGTACGACCGTCCGCAATTCGTGACGCCCGCCGTGGCCAAACTGGCGGCCTTTTTCGGCCGACTGTGA
- a CDS encoding PIN domain-containing protein has protein sequence MSNVVYDAAVLVAADRNERRAWAEHKARLEFGVVPLVPAPVVAQVSRSPQQPQLRRFLTGCVVVPLGETEAHEAGRLLGRTKTTDVVDAVVVTTALRQKATILTSDPGDIERLVRASGREVAVVAI, from the coding sequence ATGAGCAACGTCGTTTACGACGCGGCCGTTCTCGTGGCCGCCGACAGAAACGAGCGGCGAGCGTGGGCTGAACACAAGGCCCGTTTGGAATTCGGCGTGGTTCCATTGGTTCCCGCGCCGGTGGTCGCCCAGGTCAGCCGGTCCCCCCAACAACCCCAACTTCGGCGCTTCCTGACTGGGTGCGTGGTCGTTCCCCTTGGCGAGACCGAGGCGCACGAAGCCGGGCGATTGTTAGGCAGGACCAAAACGACGGACGTGGTGGACGCCGTTGTGGTGACGACAGCCCTGAGGCAAAAAGCCACGATTCTCACAAGCGACCCAGGCGACATAGAACGGCTCGTGAGGGCCTCCGGCCGCGAAGTCGCCGTCGTCGCTATCTGA
- a CDS encoding carboxylesterase family protein: MKSGRPAVLICAALLGLAAISAGYAAPPSVVRVDGGQVQGVADDGVASYKGIPFAAPPVGDLRWRPPQPVAPWAGVRQAAELGADCMQGRFGPPPAPGAPAARVPSEDCLYLNVWSPASAAPKAKLPVMVWIYGGGFMGGSSSSPGTSGTQFAKQGVVLVAANYRVGRFGFFAFPTLSREHPDEVKGNYAYMDQIAALQWVKRNIAAFGGDPNNVTIFGFSAGGVSVHSLLASPMARGLFHKAIAESGGSRDSVLTARPMRADGVDPNYPVSAETIGLEFARSMGIEGTDQAALAKLRALSSEEVLRGAPAQPGVNAPRYETTPILDGKLVTETAETAYKARREPRVPLLAGSNSADTAGNRIRATTKEQFFARFGQWSAQAKAAYDPDGTTDLATMVTRANDDFGQAEPARFAVNAFAANGSPAYRYRFSYVQSAMRERMRAGAPHGGEIAFVFGTLAARPGSTISPEDQAVSRMAQSYWVNFAKTGDPNGAGLPVWPRHDPRKDSIFEFRPDGSAGAGPDTRKARLDVMQLATDSGKRADF, encoded by the coding sequence ATGAAGTCAGGTCGACCGGCAGTCCTGATCTGCGCCGCCCTACTGGGGCTGGCAGCGATTAGCGCCGGCTACGCCGCGCCGCCTAGTGTGGTGCGAGTGGACGGCGGCCAAGTGCAGGGGGTGGCTGACGACGGCGTCGCGTCCTACAAAGGCATCCCCTTCGCCGCCCCTCCTGTGGGAGACCTGCGGTGGCGGCCTCCGCAGCCGGTGGCGCCGTGGGCAGGCGTGCGCCAGGCGGCGGAACTTGGTGCTGACTGCATGCAGGGACGGTTCGGGCCGCCCCCGGCTCCTGGTGCACCCGCGGCGCGAGTGCCGTCGGAAGACTGTCTGTACCTGAATGTCTGGAGCCCCGCGAGCGCCGCGCCCAAGGCGAAGCTACCCGTGATGGTCTGGATCTACGGGGGCGGATTTATGGGCGGCTCGAGTTCCTCGCCCGGCACCTCGGGGACGCAGTTCGCCAAGCAAGGCGTTGTCCTGGTCGCTGCCAACTACCGCGTGGGCCGCTTCGGATTCTTCGCCTTCCCCACGTTGAGCCGCGAGCATCCTGACGAGGTCAAAGGGAACTACGCGTACATGGACCAGATCGCGGCCCTGCAGTGGGTCAAGCGGAACATCGCCGCGTTCGGAGGGGATCCGAACAACGTGACGATCTTCGGATTCTCCGCGGGCGGTGTCTCGGTGCACAGCCTGCTGGCTTCGCCCATGGCGCGCGGCCTATTCCACAAGGCGATCGCCGAGTCCGGCGGTTCGCGCGACAGCGTGCTCACCGCGCGGCCGATGCGCGCGGACGGCGTCGACCCGAACTATCCGGTGTCGGCGGAGACCATCGGACTCGAATTCGCGCGTTCGATGGGGATCGAAGGTACCGACCAGGCTGCACTAGCCAAACTACGCGCCCTCAGTTCCGAAGAAGTGCTTCGCGGAGCGCCGGCCCAACCGGGAGTGAATGCTCCGCGCTACGAGACGACACCAATTCTGGACGGCAAACTCGTGACGGAAACGGCCGAGACCGCCTACAAGGCCCGCCGCGAGCCGCGTGTTCCGCTCCTGGCTGGAAGCAACAGCGCCGATACGGCGGGTAACCGGATCAGGGCGACCACGAAGGAGCAGTTTTTCGCCCGGTTCGGACAGTGGAGCGCCCAGGCGAAGGCTGCGTACGATCCTGACGGAACGACAGATTTGGCCACGATGGTGACGAGGGCCAACGACGACTTCGGCCAGGCCGAGCCGGCCCGCTTCGCCGTGAATGCCTTCGCGGCCAATGGTTCGCCCGCCTACCGCTACCGGTTCTCCTACGTTCAAAGTGCGATGCGGGAACGGATGCGGGCAGGGGCTCCGCACGGCGGAGAGATCGCGTTCGTGTTCGGTACGCTGGCGGCCCGCCCCGGCTCAACGATCTCGCCGGAGGATCAAGCGGTCTCGCGGATGGCGCAAAGCTACTGGGTCAACTTCGCCAAGACCGGAGACCCGAATGGGGCGGGCCTGCCGGTTTGGCCGCGTCACGATCCCCGCAAGGATTCAATCTTCGAATTCCGACCCGATGGCTCGGCCGGAGCGGGCCCGGATACGCGAAAGGCCCGGCTTGACGTGATGCAATTGGCCACCGATTCGGGGAAGCGGGCCGACTTCTGA
- a CDS encoding SpoIIE family protein phosphatase, with protein sequence MRRLKIIEHISLDGVIQMSAGPGDDFPYGDWTAPYRSPAGLLIVDELYGKTCDVLFGRRTYDLMARFWPNAPKSPMADRLNAATKYVVTHRPESLEWGPSEAVGADLVESVRRIKAKKGPDLIVAGSMTLISMLLVHGLADEVVLLVNPIALGQGKRFFEGGSLPRGFALGSSRALPSGILVNVYKLIPTLTEEAVSRAKLEREFEIAREVQERLFPQVLPNVAGVEMAAHCRPAQAVGGDYYDLIDIRDGSPAEAGPVRGCDRLGIAIGDISGKGMSAALLMASLHASLRGQVLSGSGDLGTKMANVNRLLYDASESNRYATFFYAELDCASRTLHYVNGGHNPPAVLRQEDGAWRVFRLGDGGPVIGLFAGAVYKEQTLPLLPGDILLAFTDGISEAMNASDDEWGEDRMIAEAQAHAELNAEELLQRLFRAADAFAGGVPQHDDMTMVVLRF encoded by the coding sequence ATGCGCAGACTCAAAATCATCGAGCATATCTCGCTCGATGGCGTCATCCAGATGAGCGCGGGGCCGGGTGACGATTTCCCTTACGGCGACTGGACCGCGCCGTATCGATCACCGGCCGGGTTGCTGATTGTCGATGAGCTGTACGGCAAGACCTGCGATGTGCTGTTTGGCCGCCGAACCTACGATTTGATGGCGCGTTTCTGGCCGAATGCTCCGAAGAGTCCGATGGCGGACCGCCTGAATGCGGCGACGAAGTACGTCGTCACTCACAGGCCGGAGAGTCTGGAATGGGGTCCCTCCGAGGCTGTGGGCGCGGACCTCGTGGAGAGCGTTCGTCGCATCAAGGCCAAGAAGGGCCCGGATCTGATCGTGGCGGGTAGCATGACGCTGATTTCCATGCTGCTGGTTCACGGACTGGCGGACGAGGTGGTGCTGCTGGTCAATCCGATTGCGCTGGGCCAAGGCAAACGATTCTTTGAGGGCGGATCCCTGCCACGCGGATTTGCGCTGGGCAGCAGCAGGGCTTTGCCGTCCGGCATCCTGGTCAACGTCTACAAGCTGATTCCGACGCTGACCGAGGAGGCCGTGTCGCGCGCCAAGCTGGAACGGGAGTTCGAGATTGCGCGCGAGGTGCAGGAGCGGCTGTTCCCGCAGGTATTGCCTAACGTTGCGGGTGTGGAGATGGCCGCGCATTGCAGACCGGCCCAGGCAGTCGGCGGCGACTACTACGACCTGATTGACATCCGTGATGGCTCGCCGGCCGAAGCAGGGCCGGTGCGCGGGTGCGACCGCCTGGGGATCGCGATTGGCGACATCAGCGGCAAGGGCATGTCCGCCGCCCTGTTGATGGCCAGTCTGCATGCCAGCCTGCGGGGTCAAGTGCTGAGCGGCTCCGGCGATCTGGGCACCAAGATGGCCAATGTCAACCGCCTGCTCTACGACGCGTCCGAGTCCAACCGCTATGCCACGTTCTTCTACGCAGAACTGGACTGCGCCTCGCGCACGTTGCACTACGTGAATGGCGGACACAATCCGCCCGCGGTGCTGCGCCAAGAAGACGGCGCCTGGCGGGTGTTTCGCCTGGGAGACGGCGGCCCTGTGATCGGGCTGTTTGCCGGCGCGGTGTACAAAGAGCAGACGCTGCCCCTACTCCCGGGCGATATTCTGCTGGCCTTTACTGACGGCATCAGCGAAGCCATGAACGCCTCAGACGACGAGTGGGGGGAAGACCGGATGATCGCCGAGGCGCAGGCGCACGCGGAGCTGAATGCCGAGGAGTTGCTGCAACGGTTATTTCGCGCGGCTGACGCCTTTGCCGGCGGCGTGCCGCAGCACGATGACATGACCATGGTGGTGCTGCGATTTTGA